One window of Dechloromonas sp. ZY10 genomic DNA carries:
- a CDS encoding YitT family protein, whose translation MSALPTRSAPPPAHPSATAAARPDEDRPANPHSLFDDAQAIVIGTLLVASGVVLFKSAGLLTGGTAGLTFLLHYASGSSFGLLYALLNLPFFWLAWRRMGKVFVVKTLIAIALFSLFVDLAPLGLRYALLEPLLAAVLGGFSLGVGFLILFRHQASLGGFNILALYLQDRHGWPAGKCLQVIDTVILLAALAVVPWSQVAISLLGIAALNSTLAINHRKGRYISF comes from the coding sequence ATGTCCGCACTCCCCACGCGTTCTGCCCCGCCGCCAGCCCACCCGTCCGCCACCGCAGCGGCCAGGCCGGACGAGGACCGCCCGGCCAATCCGCACAGCCTGTTCGACGACGCGCAGGCGATCGTGATCGGCACCTTGCTGGTCGCCTCCGGTGTGGTGCTATTCAAGAGCGCCGGGCTGCTCACTGGCGGCACTGCCGGGCTGACCTTTTTGCTGCACTACGCCAGCGGCAGCTCGTTCGGCCTGCTCTACGCGCTGCTCAACCTGCCCTTCTTCTGGCTGGCCTGGCGGCGGATGGGCAAAGTCTTCGTGGTCAAGACGCTGATCGCGATTGCGCTATTTTCCTTATTCGTCGATCTGGCGCCGCTCGGGCTGCGCTATGCGCTGCTCGAACCGCTGCTGGCGGCCGTGCTCGGCGGCTTTTCGCTGGGCGTCGGCTTTCTGATCCTGTTCCGGCATCAGGCCAGCCTCGGCGGTTTCAACATCCTCGCGCTCTACCTGCAGGATCGCCACGGCTGGCCGGCCGGCAAATGCCTGCAGGTGATCGACACGGTGATTCTGCTCGCCGCCCTCGCCGTCGTCCCGTGGTCGCAAGTGGCGATCTCGCTGCTCGGCATCGCCGCGCTCAACTCAACACTGGCGATCAACCACCGCAAAGGCCGCTACATCTCGTTCTGA
- a CDS encoding DUF5610 domain-containing protein: protein MIGTTLSGNLSDKLPLAARTSSATTPPRTATGAEASQRAGNSEQASATAASKSSATAALAQFKAQQNVQIVQSSVSVSLSSGNEPLALMLKSAIQGINEALAPTLGPDAIQNAMSQDNSPQATADRILSLSTGFFEAYAKQNPDKDPETLVKDFVATIRSGFERGFNEASDILKGLNALGDDIKGSIDQTYALVQKGYDDFIASKTKELTGGGDAGSNTTADAGKAAVSKSSA from the coding sequence ATGATCGGCACCACCCTATCCGGCAATTTGAGCGACAAACTTCCGCTGGCGGCGCGCACTTCGTCCGCCACCACGCCCCCCCGGACTGCTACCGGCGCCGAAGCAAGCCAGCGGGCCGGCAACAGCGAACAGGCCAGCGCGACCGCTGCCAGCAAAAGCAGCGCCACCGCCGCGCTGGCGCAGTTCAAGGCGCAGCAGAATGTCCAGATCGTCCAGTCCTCGGTCAGCGTCTCGCTGAGCAGCGGCAACGAGCCGCTGGCGCTGATGCTGAAAAGCGCCATTCAAGGCATCAACGAAGCCCTGGCGCCCACCCTGGGGCCGGACGCGATTCAGAACGCGATGAGCCAGGACAACAGCCCGCAAGCCACCGCCGACCGCATCCTGTCGCTATCCACCGGCTTCTTCGAAGCCTACGCCAAGCAAAACCCGGACAAGGACCCGGAAACCTTGGTCAAGGACTTCGTCGCCACCATCCGCAGCGGCTTCGAACGCGGCTTCAACGAAGCCAGCGACATCCTCAAAGGCCTCAATGCCCTCGGCGACGACATCAAAGGCAGCATCGACCAGACCTACGCGCTGGTACAAAAAGGCTACGACGACTTCATCGCCAGCAAGACCAAGGAACTGACCGGTGGAGGCGATGCGGGCAGTAATACCACCGCTGATGCCGGCAAGGCTGCGGTGAGCAAGAGCAGCGCCTGA
- the nagZ gene encoding beta-N-acetylhexosaminidase gives MTTAASSSSVLAGFAESAGSAVSPRSLPLGPLMIDIAGHELTALDRERLCHPLVGGIILFTRNYRDPEQLRALTADIHALRQPQLLIAVDHEGGRVQRFRDGFTRLPPMRALGERYAADPEAGRQLARAAGRVLAGELRAHGVDYSFTPVLDLDYGPSRVIGDRAFHRDPAVIVDLVKALGEGLRAGGMGTCGKHFPGHGYVIPDSHVELPVDERPLSEIQEDLEPYRQLVQAGALDGVMAAHVIYRQVDPATAVFSRHWIDYLRQDLGFNGVVFTDDLSMAGAGIVGDMLARVETAYAAGCDMLLVCNSPDAVGDVLARWQPPQDTAYRARSARIEQLAAAMQQPVGELLAGAAYREALRVLSTLA, from the coding sequence ATGACTACTGCTGCGTCCTCTTCCTCCGTCCTGGCCGGGTTTGCGGAATCCGCTGGCTCGGCTGTTTCGCCCCGGTCCCTGCCGCTCGGGCCGCTGATGATCGACATCGCCGGTCACGAACTCACCGCGCTTGACCGCGAACGCCTCTGCCATCCGCTGGTCGGCGGCATCATCCTGTTTACCCGCAATTACCGCGACCCCGAGCAACTGCGGGCGTTGACCGCCGACATCCACGCCCTGCGCCAGCCGCAGCTGCTGATCGCGGTCGATCACGAAGGCGGCCGCGTGCAACGCTTCCGTGACGGGTTCACCCGCCTGCCGCCGATGCGCGCGCTGGGCGAACGCTACGCCGCCGACCCGGAAGCCGGGCGGCAACTGGCACGTGCCGCCGGGCGGGTGCTGGCCGGCGAATTGCGAGCGCACGGCGTCGACTATTCCTTCACCCCGGTGCTCGACCTCGACTATGGCCCTTCGCGGGTGATCGGCGACCGCGCCTTCCACCGCGACCCGGCGGTGATCGTCGATCTGGTCAAGGCCCTCGGCGAAGGCCTGCGCGCCGGCGGCATGGGCACCTGCGGCAAACACTTCCCCGGCCACGGCTACGTGATTCCCGATTCGCACGTCGAACTGCCGGTCGACGAACGCCCGCTGAGCGAAATCCAGGAAGACCTCGAACCCTACCGCCAGCTGGTGCAAGCCGGCGCGCTCGACGGCGTGATGGCCGCGCACGTCATCTACCGCCAGGTCGACCCGGCCACCGCCGTGTTCTCCCGCCACTGGATCGACTATTTGCGCCAGGACCTTGGCTTTAACGGCGTGGTATTCACCGACGACCTGTCGATGGCCGGCGCCGGCATCGTCGGCGACATGCTCGCCCGCGTCGAAACCGCCTATGCCGCCGGCTGCGACATGCTGCTCGTGTGCAACTCGCCGGACGCGGTCGGCGACGTGCTGGCCCGCTGGCAACCGCCGCAGGACACCGCCTACCGGGCCAGAAGCGCACGCATCGAACAACTGGCCGCCGCGATGCAGCAGCCGGTGGGGGAGTTGCTTGCCGGAGCCGCTTATCGTGAGGCGCTGAGGGTGTTGTCGACTTTGGCCTGA
- a CDS encoding pyridoxine 5'-phosphate synthase, protein MIELGVNIDHVATLRQARRTYEPDPVWAASEAHLGGADGITFHLREDRRHIQDRDVERLAETTQIKLNFEMAATDEMIAIACRIKPQMAMLVPEGRHEVTTEGGLDILGQEARLKDQIARLAEAGICTSVFIDAELAQIEAAARIGAQVCEIHTGPYAHAFHDRGRDAEAPAVLAELAKIRAAGQAIREFGMRFNAGHALNYYNVQPLARLPGVRELHIGHSIVSRAVFVGLREAVREMKALIREAAARPEGV, encoded by the coding sequence ATGATCGAACTCGGCGTCAATATCGACCACGTTGCCACCCTGCGCCAGGCGCGCCGCACCTATGAGCCGGACCCGGTCTGGGCGGCTTCCGAAGCTCACCTCGGCGGTGCCGACGGGATCACCTTCCACCTGCGCGAGGATCGCCGTCACATTCAGGATCGCGATGTCGAGCGGCTGGCCGAGACGACCCAGATCAAGCTCAATTTTGAAATGGCGGCAACCGACGAAATGATCGCCATCGCCTGCCGGATCAAGCCGCAAATGGCGATGCTGGTACCGGAAGGGCGCCACGAGGTGACCACCGAAGGCGGCCTCGACATCCTTGGTCAGGAAGCCCGGCTCAAGGACCAGATTGCCCGCCTGGCCGAGGCCGGTATCTGCACCAGCGTCTTCATCGACGCCGAACTGGCACAGATCGAAGCAGCGGCGCGGATCGGCGCGCAGGTCTGCGAAATCCACACCGGCCCCTACGCCCACGCCTTCCACGACCGGGGCCGCGATGCCGAAGCGCCGGCGGTACTCGCCGAACTGGCCAAGATCCGCGCTGCCGGGCAGGCGATCCGCGAGTTCGGGATGCGCTTCAACGCCGGGCACGCGCTCAACTACTACAACGTGCAGCCGCTGGCCCGCCTGCCCGGCGTGCGCGAACTGCACATCGGCCACTCGATCGTCAGCCGCGCCGTCTTCGTCGGCCTGCGCGAAGCCGTGCGCGAAATGAAGGCGCTGATCCGCGAAGCGGCGGCTCGGCCCGAAGGCGTCTGA
- a CDS encoding KGGVGR-motif variant AAA ATPase — protein sequence MSLTVTLYSYKGGVGRSVLAANLAVLLARHGKTLICDFDLEAPGLHRINDLSTSRENKSGLFEWLHHWQEKRKFDAPTQRDLERLGKNILPCEKQSNLYLLPAHGEETNAADLYQQIDWGHFLAVTPETGLKMLRAMLTHLREKEGFRYIVLDSRTGITDIGGFLTAWLPDVTLLVGNYGAQNTGGLNHIWEALKDHVNDPQRGENGQYAELKLELVASPIPADQPEVSAKLRSQWEKDFGLAADSLIEIPERSELRRSEAILALSETDSPIVRKYHEVAARLLAIEAENERAAQAESIAQRQRPELYLDLRKPDSRAKQGKTFEERIADLLRLLGYRVEPEQTLDGNRIDLIASIQQGLDTATYFVECKDHEKAVGKEIIETLDVWLRTPKALERGARGMVVARRFSPQAQELAKGRQIRCFTPEDLERALIDFSTYLNRLISEFANSPLAASYIEQKIQPEKQADQTLPLLPYAQAWSRGEHSRLWVLLGDYGTGKTAFTRRFAYDLAQQALGNPENPIPLLINLRDFPNKTSLGDLLHDHWQRQTGERRDPAIFLHLLARGRLILLIDSFDEMGVAQAHRNVVEQFRMLAQPSDSAGDNPRANRVLITCREQFFREHGEAQQTVHRLSDRLAALEQAARGFDGNIDVLPRFDHEQIQQYLSTRLGKKDGKQAWKDIRNIYNLASLADRPQLLDIIIGSLPDLKRSGEAVTAGALYLRYTNCWLNDYRHSDRQSNSNELLVILEALAVELWQRDGQRIHHGDLYALIKDRRLPSQLDPATLDIELRTAAFLSRTPDGYYGFSHRSFLEFFYARALLKATENNPEALAAKLNGPIPSREAAVFFADLLALHEVMTQKQAQQNIAAILAKEDGNAPGSPLLTRQTAYPANARRNAYLLGYWASRAYQQDQVDWLPLAPQRINLAGCQCQDLVLPGANLANAQLQGSDWSRSVLDGANLSQADASGANFWQAILANANLSASKLDRVQGKEADLRHANLSHTSARNSQWIKALFQHSDLSEADFSNTDLRAARLANSQGEVTLVDSCLLGCTAPNSRAGSLPHPPAPPCTPHLQYGHSGMTTYAAFSPDGARIVSTSYDHTLRIWDTHSGLSIATLEGHQDWVRSATFSPDGARIVSASDDNTLRIWDAHSGLSIATLEGHQDRVRSATFSPDDTRIVSASDDHTLRIWDAHSYRAIATLEGHQDSVNSAAFSPDGTRIVSASNDRTLRIWDTHSKQTLATLKGHRGGIASAVFSPDGTHIVSASDDNTLCLWDAHSEPPLATLEGHQNRVRSATFSPDGARIVSASDDNTLRIWDARSGLAIATLKGHRGWVRSAVFSPDGTRIIAASLDNTLYIWDAHSSQVIAILEGHQGWATSAAFSPDGTRIISVSADNTLRTWDASSEQTLTILKGPRDWVRSAAFSPDGTRIIFASYNNTLRIWDAHSGLTRATLAGHQDWANSVAFSADGARIVSASDDRTLRLWDAHSGQPLASLEGHQDSVRSAAFSSDDTRIVSASNDNTLRIWDTHSGQPLTTLEGHQHWVMSAAFSPDGARIVSASYDRTLRIWDAHSWQPLATLEGHQRPVNSASFSPDGARIVSTSDDNTLRLWDAHSLQPLATLKGHQSSVRSAAFSPDGTRILSASYDNTLRIWDAHSGQLLRILWTEGEAWFSLDTSELAEGLRLDQITHPILRGQGPTPLVFIDPEDKLQPAPWIPRYWYADDFPALWHHKDAAD from the coding sequence ATGTCCCTCACCGTCACTCTCTACAGCTACAAGGGCGGCGTAGGGCGCAGCGTTCTGGCCGCCAATCTGGCCGTATTACTAGCCCGCCACGGCAAAACCCTGATCTGCGACTTCGACCTCGAAGCCCCCGGCCTGCATCGCATCAATGATCTATCGACCAGCCGCGAGAACAAGAGCGGCCTGTTTGAATGGCTCCACCACTGGCAGGAAAAACGCAAATTCGATGCCCCGACTCAGCGCGACCTGGAACGCTTAGGCAAAAACATCTTGCCCTGCGAAAAACAAAGCAACCTCTACCTGCTGCCAGCGCACGGCGAGGAAACCAATGCCGCCGATCTTTACCAGCAAATCGACTGGGGGCACTTTCTCGCGGTCACCCCGGAAACCGGCCTGAAAATGCTGCGCGCCATGCTCACGCACCTGCGCGAAAAAGAAGGCTTTCGCTACATCGTGCTCGATTCGCGCACCGGCATCACCGACATTGGCGGCTTTCTCACCGCCTGGCTGCCCGATGTCACCCTGCTCGTCGGCAACTATGGCGCGCAGAATACCGGCGGGCTGAACCACATATGGGAAGCCCTCAAAGACCATGTCAACGACCCGCAGCGCGGCGAAAACGGACAGTACGCCGAACTCAAGCTGGAACTGGTCGCCTCACCTATCCCGGCCGACCAGCCCGAGGTCAGCGCCAAACTGCGCAGCCAATGGGAAAAGGATTTCGGCCTTGCTGCCGACAGCCTGATCGAAATCCCCGAACGCTCGGAACTGCGCCGTAGCGAAGCCATCCTGGCACTCAGCGAAACCGACTCGCCCATCGTCCGCAAATACCATGAAGTCGCCGCCCGCCTGCTCGCCATCGAGGCCGAAAACGAGCGCGCTGCCCAAGCCGAAAGCATCGCCCAGCGCCAACGCCCGGAGCTTTACCTCGACCTGCGCAAACCCGACAGCCGCGCCAAGCAAGGCAAAACCTTTGAAGAGCGTATCGCCGACCTGCTGCGCCTGCTCGGCTACCGCGTCGAACCCGAGCAAACCCTGGACGGCAACCGCATCGACCTGATCGCCAGCATCCAGCAAGGCCTGGACACTGCAACTTACTTTGTCGAATGCAAGGACCACGAAAAAGCCGTCGGCAAGGAAATTATCGAAACCCTCGATGTCTGGTTGCGCACACCCAAGGCACTCGAACGCGGCGCGCGCGGCATGGTCGTTGCCCGCCGCTTCAGCCCGCAAGCACAGGAACTCGCCAAAGGTCGCCAGATTCGCTGTTTTACGCCGGAAGACCTCGAACGCGCCCTGATCGACTTTTCCACCTACCTCAACCGCCTGATTTCGGAATTTGCCAACAGTCCGCTCGCTGCCAGCTACATCGAGCAAAAAATCCAGCCAGAAAAACAGGCCGACCAAACCCTGCCGCTACTGCCCTATGCGCAAGCCTGGAGCCGGGGCGAGCACAGTCGCCTATGGGTATTGCTCGGCGACTACGGCACCGGAAAGACCGCCTTTACCCGCCGCTTTGCTTACGATCTGGCACAACAAGCCCTCGGTAATCCGGAAAATCCGATTCCGCTGTTGATCAACCTGCGCGACTTCCCCAACAAGACCAGCCTCGGCGATCTGCTGCACGACCACTGGCAGCGCCAGACCGGCGAACGCCGCGACCCGGCCATTTTTCTACACTTGCTGGCACGTGGCCGCCTCATCCTGTTGATCGACAGCTTTGACGAAATGGGCGTTGCCCAAGCCCACCGCAATGTCGTCGAGCAATTCCGCATGCTCGCCCAACCCAGCGACAGTGCCGGCGACAACCCGCGCGCCAATCGTGTGCTGATTACCTGCCGCGAGCAGTTTTTCCGCGAACACGGCGAAGCCCAGCAAACCGTGCACCGCCTGAGTGACCGCCTTGCCGCGCTGGAACAGGCCGCGCGCGGCTTTGACGGCAACATCGACGTTTTACCCCGCTTTGACCACGAGCAAATCCAGCAATACCTGAGCACACGCCTGGGCAAAAAAGACGGCAAACAAGCCTGGAAGGATATCCGCAACATTTACAACCTCGCCAGCCTCGCCGACCGACCGCAACTGCTCGACATCATCATCGGCTCGCTGCCCGATCTCAAGCGCAGCGGTGAAGCCGTCACCGCCGGCGCGCTCTACCTGCGCTATACCAACTGCTGGCTCAACGACTACCGCCACTCCGACCGGCAAAGCAATAGCAACGAGCTACTCGTCATCCTTGAAGCCCTGGCCGTCGAACTCTGGCAACGCGACGGTCAGCGCATCCACCACGGTGACCTCTACGCGCTGATCAAGGACCGCCGCCTGCCCAGCCAGCTTGACCCCGCCACGCTCGACATCGAACTGCGCACCGCCGCCTTTCTCTCACGCACGCCGGATGGCTACTACGGCTTCTCGCACCGCAGCTTTCTCGAATTTTTCTACGCCCGTGCCCTGCTCAAAGCTACCGAAAACAACCCGGAGGCACTCGCAGCCAAGCTCAACGGCCCCATCCCCAGCCGCGAAGCCGCCGTCTTTTTTGCCGACTTGCTTGCCCTGCACGAGGTCATGACGCAAAAACAGGCACAGCAAAACATCGCTGCAATCCTGGCCAAGGAAGATGGCAACGCCCCCGGCAGCCCCCTGCTCACCCGCCAAACCGCCTACCCGGCCAACGCCCGGCGCAATGCCTACCTGCTCGGCTACTGGGCCAGCCGCGCCTACCAGCAAGACCAGGTGGACTGGCTACCGCTAGCACCACAACGTATCAATCTCGCCGGCTGCCAGTGCCAGGACTTGGTGCTCCCCGGCGCCAATCTCGCCAATGCGCAACTTCAGGGCAGCGACTGGTCACGCAGTGTGCTCGACGGCGCCAACCTGAGCCAAGCCGATGCCAGTGGGGCAAACTTCTGGCAAGCCATCCTCGCCAACGCCAACCTGAGTGCCAGCAAGCTCGACAGGGTACAAGGCAAAGAAGCCGACTTGCGCCATGCCAATCTAAGCCACACCTCGGCCCGCAATAGCCAGTGGATCAAGGCCTTGTTCCAGCACAGTGATTTGAGCGAGGCGGACTTTTCCAACACCGACCTGCGCGCAGCCCGCCTGGCCAATAGCCAGGGCGAAGTGACGCTTGTCGATAGCTGTTTATTGGGTTGCACTGCGCCGAACAGCCGGGCAGGTTCACTGCCCCATCCCCCTGCCCCCCCCTGCACCCCCCACCTGCAGTACGGCCATAGTGGAATGACAACCTACGCAGCCTTCTCCCCCGACGGCGCCCGCATCGTCTCCACAAGCTACGACCACACTCTGCGCATCTGGGACACTCACTCCGGCCTGTCCATCGCCACACTCGAAGGACATCAAGACTGGGTCAGAAGCGCCACCTTCTCCCCAGACGGCGCCCGCATCGTCTCCGCCAGCGACGACAATACCCTGCGTATCTGGGACGCTCACTCCGGCCTGTCCATCGCCACACTCGAAGGGCATCAAGACCGCGTTAGAAGCGCCACCTTCTCCCCCGACGACACCCGCATCGTCTCCGCAAGCGACGACCACACCCTGCGCATCTGGGACGCTCACTCCTACCGCGCCATCGCCACACTCGAAGGACATCAAGACTCGGTCAACAGCGCCGCCTTCTCCCCCGACGGCACCCGCATTGTCTCCGCAAGCAATGACCGGACCCTGCGCATCTGGGACACTCACTCCAAACAAACTCTCGCCACACTCAAAGGGCACCGAGGTGGAATTGCTAGCGCGGTTTTCTCCCCCGACGGCACTCACATCGTCTCCGCCAGCGACGACAACACCCTGTGCCTCTGGGATGCCCACTCCGAGCCCCCCCTTGCCACACTCGAAGGGCATCAAAACCGGGTCAGAAGCGCCACCTTCTCCCCCGACGGCGCTCGCATCGTCTCCGCAAGCGACGACAACACCCTGCGCATCTGGGACGCTCGCTCCGGCCTGGCCATCGCCACACTCAAAGGGCATCGAGGCTGGGTTAGAAGCGCCGTCTTTTCCCCCGATGGCACTCGGATCATCGCAGCAAGCCTCGACAACACCCTGTACATCTGGGACGCCCACTCCAGCCAGGTCATCGCCATACTTGAAGGACATCAAGGCTGGGCTACTAGTGCCGCCTTTTCCCCCGACGGCACTCGCATCATCTCCGTAAGTGCCGACAATACCTTGCGCACCTGGGACGCTAGCTCCGAGCAAACCCTCACCATACTCAAAGGGCCTCGAGATTGGGTCAGAAGCGCCGCCTTCTCCCCCGACGGCACCCGCATCATCTTCGCAAGCTATAACAATACCCTACGCATCTGGGACGCTCACTCCGGCCTAACCCGCGCCACCCTCGCAGGACATCAAGACTGGGCCAACAGCGTCGCCTTCTCCGCAGATGGCGCCCGCATCGTCTCCGCAAGCGACGACCGCACCCTGCGTCTCTGGGACGCTCACTCCGGGCAGCCCCTCGCGTCCCTCGAAGGGCATCAAGACTCGGTCAGGAGCGCTGCCTTCTCATCCGACGACACTCGCATCGTCTCCGCCAGCAACGACAATACTCTGCGCATCTGGGACACTCACTCCGGGCAGCCCCTCACCACCCTCGAAGGGCATCAACACTGGGTCATGAGCGCTGCCTTCTCCCCCGACGGCGCTCGCATCGTCTCCGCCAGCTACGACCGCACTCTGCGCATCTGGGACGCTCACTCCTGGCAGCCCCTCGCCACCCTCGAAGGGCATCAACGCCCGGTCAACAGCGCAAGCTTCTCCCCCGACGGCGCTCGCATCGTCTCCACCAGCGACGACAATACTCTGCGCCTCTGGGACGCTCACTCCCTGCAACCCCTCGCCACCCTCAAAGGGCATCAAAGCTCGGTCAGGAGCGCCGCCTTCTCCCCCGATGGAACTCGCATCCTCTCCGCTAGCTACGACAACACCCTGCGCATCTGGGACGCCCACTCCGGACAATTGCTACGCATACTCTGGACAGAAGGCGAAGCCTGGTTTTCACTGGATACCAGCGAACTCGCCGAGGGCCTGCGCCTGGACCAGATCACCCACCCGATTCTGCGTGGACAAGGCCCGACGCCGCTGGTGTTCATCGACCCGGAAGACAAGCTGCAACCCGCACCGTGGATTCCCCGCTACTGGTACGCCGACGACTTCCCGGCCCTGTGGCACCACAAAGACGCGGCGGATTAA
- a CDS encoding ParB/RepB/Spo0J family partition protein, translating to MAFKDAAAEYRLLDLSLLDPDPEHPRRQPDEAALKGLANAIGKKGVLQPLLVQPADAAGRYRVIVGERRRQAALLAGETQVPVLIRACPADEVLEVQVFENLGLGVRAALEPLDMANAIQRIADRFETPNAAAEQFGRSPTWLNQATAAANLSPKVSALLESGKIGSATTAVQIEKLAQKDEASAESLLEKIEQLPEGEKLPRELVEEALAEAGVKRRKKDKKKPAADEGDAAEAAPAVAAVTAVDGVAVTASGEPASTGSDLPPWESGEAEAAGPVQASTRATSPVQASSAGSPVTTRESTGEGGYQVAREAANARAAVHPDKMRQVAALLGLESGDEATILDRLIDEFLALKARA from the coding sequence ATGGCCTTCAAGGATGCCGCCGCCGAATACCGCTTGCTCGACCTGTCGCTGCTCGACCCCGACCCCGAGCATCCGCGCCGCCAGCCGGACGAGGCCGCGCTCAAGGGGCTGGCCAACGCCATCGGCAAGAAGGGCGTGCTGCAGCCCTTGCTGGTGCAGCCGGCCGATGCCGCCGGGCGTTACCGGGTGATCGTCGGCGAACGCCGCCGTCAGGCCGCGCTGCTGGCCGGCGAAACGCAGGTGCCGGTGCTGATCCGCGCCTGCCCGGCGGACGAGGTCCTGGAGGTGCAGGTATTCGAGAATCTCGGCCTCGGCGTGCGTGCCGCGCTGGAACCGCTGGACATGGCCAACGCCATCCAGCGGATTGCCGACCGTTTCGAGACGCCGAATGCCGCCGCCGAGCAGTTCGGGCGTTCGCCGACCTGGCTCAACCAGGCGACCGCCGCCGCCAATCTCTCGCCCAAGGTCAGTGCCTTGCTGGAGTCGGGCAAGATCGGCAGCGCGACCACGGCGGTGCAGATCGAGAAACTGGCGCAGAAGGACGAGGCCAGCGCCGAATCGCTGCTGGAAAAAATCGAGCAATTGCCGGAAGGCGAAAAGCTGCCGCGCGAGCTGGTCGAGGAAGCCCTGGCCGAAGCCGGCGTCAAACGCCGCAAGAAGGACAAGAAGAAGCCGGCTGCGGACGAAGGCGACGCCGCTGAAGCCGCACCGGCTGTCGCGGCAGTGACCGCCGTTGATGGTGTAGCCGTGACCGCCAGCGGCGAACCGGCCTCGACCGGGAGCGATCTGCCGCCGTGGGAAAGCGGCGAGGCTGAGGCTGCCGGCCCGGTGCAGGCTTCGACGCGGGCGACTTCACCGGTGCAGGCAAGCAGCGCCGGGTCGCCGGTAACGACCCGAGAAAGCACAGGCGAGGGCGGCTACCAGGTCGCGCGGGAAGCGGCCAACGCTCGCGCCGCCGTGCACCCGGACAAGATGCGCCAGGTCGCCGCCTTGCTCGGGCTGGAAAGCGGCGACGAAGCCACCATCCTCGACCGGTTGATCGACGAATTCCTGGCGCTCAAGGCTCGCGCCTGA
- the acpS gene encoding holo-ACP synthase, whose protein sequence is MIHGIGTDIVRVERLAAMWQKHGERAAEKILAADELAAFAAAGDKGRFLAKRFAAKEAFAKALGSGVREPATLPNIAVGHDPLGKPQLHFHGQLAELVKNLGLTAHLSISDEAEYAVAYVLLERA, encoded by the coding sequence ATGATCCACGGCATCGGCACCGACATCGTCCGCGTCGAGCGACTGGCGGCGATGTGGCAAAAGCACGGCGAGCGGGCTGCGGAAAAAATACTCGCTGCCGACGAACTGGCGGCGTTTGCCGCCGCCGGCGATAAAGGCCGCTTTCTCGCCAAGCGTTTTGCCGCCAAGGAGGCCTTTGCCAAGGCGCTCGGCAGCGGTGTGCGCGAACCGGCGACCCTGCCCAACATCGCCGTCGGCCACGACCCGCTGGGCAAGCCGCAACTGCATTTCCACGGTCAACTCGCCGAACTGGTCAAAAACCTTGGCCTGACCGCGCATCTTTCGATCAGCGACGAAGCCGAATACGCTGTCGCCTACGTGCTTCTGGAGCGTGCATGA
- the recO gene encoding DNA repair protein RecO, whose amino-acid sequence MSARGKVDAQPAWVLHSYPYRETSLIVEVFTRDHGRIALLARGARRPRAAIRGLLLAFQPLEIGWAGKGEVPTLMKAEWVGGQPLLGGEALFCGYYLNELLLNLLPREDAHPILFARYGALLAHLAGDQDSAEREADLRRFEKAMLQELGYGLTLNHDAAGEPIAAELQYSYRIEEGAVPLAQGGGEPPLVLGQTLLDLDAEDFSRPRTRSEAKNLMRTLLAHYLNGTELVTRQIFKELQAL is encoded by the coding sequence ATGTCAGCACGCGGCAAGGTCGATGCCCAGCCGGCCTGGGTGTTGCACAGCTATCCCTATCGTGAAACCAGCCTGATCGTCGAGGTGTTCACCCGCGATCACGGGCGCATCGCGCTGCTGGCGCGCGGTGCCCGCCGGCCGCGGGCGGCGATTCGCGGCCTGCTGCTGGCCTTTCAGCCGCTGGAAATCGGCTGGGCCGGCAAGGGCGAAGTGCCGACCCTGATGAAGGCCGAATGGGTCGGCGGCCAGCCCCTGCTCGGCGGTGAGGCCCTGTTCTGCGGCTATTACCTGAACGAACTGCTGCTCAACCTGCTGCCGCGCGAGGACGCGCACCCCATCCTCTTTGCCCGCTACGGCGCCTTGCTCGCGCATCTCGCCGGCGATCAGGACAGCGCCGAGCGCGAGGCCGACCTGCGCCGTTTCGAAAAGGCGATGCTGCAGGAGCTTGGCTACGGCCTGACCCTCAACCACGATGCAGCGGGCGAGCCGATTGCCGCCGAACTTCAGTACAGTTACCGGATCGAGGAAGGCGCGGTGCCGCTGGCGCAGGGCGGCGGCGAACCGCCGCTGGTGCTCGGGCAGACCCTGCTCGACCTCGATGCCGAAGATTTTTCCCGGCCGCGTACACGGTCCGAAGCCAAAAACCTGATGCGCACGTTGCTGGCGCATTACCTGAATGGAACCGAACTGGTCACCCGCCAGATTTTCAAGGAGTTGCAAGCGCTATGA